The Chondrinema litorale genomic interval TCCCAATGATATTGAAAGTATAGATATTTTGAAGGATGCTTCTGCAACTGCCATTTATGGAGCAAGAGCTGGAAATGGTGTAGTAATTATTACCACCAAGAGAGGTAAAGAAGGAAAGATGTCTATCAATCTAGATACTTATGCTTCGGTGAGTGTGCTCGATCGAAGTAATTTTAGCATGCTTTCCGGAACCGATTGGGCAAGGTATTATTCTGAAATGATGGCAGAAACTGGCAATACCGATTACAAGGGAAAAGCCTTTGTAGATAAAGTATTGAGCGGTGCTGAATTACCTACCTACGATTGGTTCGATTATGCTAACAGAAATGGTAAAATAAACAGCTATAACTTGTCTGTAACTTCTGGTTCTGCTAAGTCTCAAATTTTCACATCGCTCAACTATTTTGATCAAGAAGGTATATTGCCAAACTCAGATATGAAACGCTATACCATTCGATTAAACAGCGATCATAAATTCGGGAAAAGGCTGAAAGTGGGAAACACTTTAGCGATATCTAGAAGTGAAGCGAATACGGTGGGAAATGTAGACGGAAATATCAATACAAAAAACTGGATAGGTAGGCTTTTACAAGCTAATCCATACAAACCTATTTTCGATCCGATTGATGGCGATTATGCTGGTTTATCTGCGCAAGATCCAGATGCCGAAGCGCAATTAGATTACCAGAATGAGCACCCGATCTGGAACATGGAAACCAATTATGATAAGGAAGTAAGAAATCGAATTTGGGGTTCTGTTTTTGCCGATTACGAAATTATCAATGGACTAACTTTCCACTCAATGGCATCGGTAGATTGGAGTTTTAATAAAACAGAAGTGAGAACACCTGCCAATACCATCGATGGTGCTGCTGCCAGAGATGAAACAACATCTTACCTAAGAATGAACTACAATGAGCCTCGCACTTGGTTTATCGAAAATACCTTGCGATACGAGAAGTCATTAGACAAGCACAACTTCAGTTTAATGGCAGGTTATCAAGCACAAAATAACTTGAATTTGGGTTTTGGTTCTAATGCTGGAGCTTTTGTTGATACCGATTATTGGTTTTTTAGCAGGCCTACATTAACCAACGAAATCACCGATAGTGAAGGCAATGTATTGGCTACGCAACCACTTGTTATGCCTAATGTAACCAACTACCAAAACGAATCTGCTTTTGTCTCTTTCTTTGGTAGACTTATCTACGACTTTAATGACAAATATTTGTTGACAGCCACTGTGCGTAGAGACGGTTCTTCTCGCTTTGGTGCTTCTCAACGATGGGGAATTTTCCCGGCGGTTTCAGCAGGTTGGCGAATTTCAGAAGAGGCTTTTATGCAAGATATATCTCAGGTATCTAACCTGAAATTGAGAGTAGGTTATGGTATTAGTGGGAGCGATAATACAGGTTTGTATCAATGGAATTCCACCATAGGTGCAGGAGCAGATCAAGAATATGTATTTAATGGGGGTGTAATTCCCGGAGCTACTTTGGTGAGGTTGGCAAATGAATACTTGAGTTGGGAAGAAATTAAAATGCTAAACGCAGGCTTAGACGTTGGTTTTTTTGGAGGTAAATTAGAGTTAACAATTGATTATTTTGATAAAACTACCGAAGGTCTTTTGCTCGCTTTTGCCCCAGCCGAAGAAGTGGGTTCATTAAGTAACCCAACAGGGAATTTAGGGGAGATCAACAACAAAGGAATCGAGCTTACTTTGAGAAGCGTCAATGTATCTACTGGTGATTTTAGATGGATAACAGACTTCAATATTTCATCAGTAAAAAACAAAGTAGTGAGTTTGCCAGAAGATGCAGATCGCTTTAATGGGGTGAACATTACCAGAGTTGGCGAAGAGATAGGAGCAATTTATGGTTTTGAAACGGATGGTTTGTTTCAAAACTGGGATGAAGTTTACAATCATGCTTACCAAAACCAGTCAGTTGAATCCTATAATGAAGAAACAGGTTTGCCGAACTACACAGGTAATACAGATGATGCTACCAAAGAAAACAATACGGCTCCTGGCGATATCAAATATGTAGATCAGAACGGAGATGGTTTTATCGATGCTGATAATGACAGGGTGATTATCGGTAGTACGATTCCCGATTTTACTTGGGGGCTCAACAACACAGTGAGTTATAAGGGAATTACACTGTCAGTTTTTTTACAGGGAGTGCAAGGAGTGGATGTTTATAACTCACTTAGAGTGGGTTTAGAAAGCTCTAACTCTTCGTTTGCCAATATGCGAGAGGATGTTTTGAACAGGTGGAAAGGGGAAGGTACAAGCAACAGTATTCCAAGAGCTGTGTTTAGTAACCCGAATTCTAATGGCAGAGCTTCGCAACATTGGTTAGAAGATGGCTCATTCGTAAGAATCAAAAACGTTAGACTCTCCTATTCTTTCCCGAAAGCTTTGTTGCAATCAATCAGGCTAGAAAATGCCGGAGTGAATTTTTATGCTGTGGGAACCAACTTACTCACCTTTACCAAATACAGCGGTTTCGATCCTGAAATCAGTTTGCGAGATGCCGATAACCCTGAAACAGCCGGAGTAGATGGCGGTGCTTATCCGCTATCGAGACAGTTCACACTGGGCATGCAATTATCTTTTTAAATATTGAAAATGAACACAATTATGAAAAAATATATCATTCTTTTGCTCACAGGATTTCTGCTGACAACCTGTACAGATATGCTCGATCAAACCGATCCGACAGGGCCTACTGGTGACAACTTCTTCCAAACTGAAAACGATTTGCAACAAGCAGTAGTAGCAGCTTATTCAGGCTTATCGCTTCCCATTTCCCTTCACCGATTAAACATCTTGGGATTCGAGCAATTTACAGATAATATCTACAATGGTTCGGCCACTGGAGATGGTGCTTTTGGCGCTTGGTCAACCTTTAGTTACGATACACAGAATCAAGCAATACAAGAGAATTACAGAGGTTTTTATCAGCTGATAAATATGTGTAATCAAGTAATAATTCGTGGTTCAGAAGCAGATGTAAGTGATGAGGTTTTAACTCAGGTAGTGGCAGAAGTTACTTTTCTGAGAGGATATGCCCACTTTATGCTCACTTTAATCTGGGGTGATGTGCCCATAGTAACAGAGATTACCAACGATCCTTCTGGTTTTGCACCTGAGGTTTCTACTGCAGATGAAGTTTACGAACAAGTAATTTCAGATTTAACTTTTGCAGAAGAAAATCTTTCATCAGTATCTGCTCAAGGAGGTAGAGTAAACAGTTGGACGGCCAAAGCCATGTTGGCAAAAGTCTATCTTTTTGGTGCAGATGAATTGGGTAATGATGCTTGGTACAGCATGTCAGAATCTAAAGCGGCAGAAGTAATCAACAGCAGTACATTCGGCTTGTTTAACGAACTTTCTACCCCGAAAGAAAATCTCGAATCGATCTTCCAAACTTATAATGAAAACGGCAAAGAACACATCTTTACAGTAAACCATTACAACAGTGGTGGCAATTGGAGTGACAACAATGTAGCATCAGAATTTCCGATGGCATCTACTGCTCGCCAAATGCGAAATAACAACAACATGTGGGGTTATGGTTGGGCTTATGTTTATGAGGCAATTGGCACGCAATGGGATGATGCCGATGCTCGAAAAGATTATAATTTATGGATGCAAGATGAACCGATTATTGTGAATGGCGATACTACTGGCTATTACGATCAAACCAATCAGAATCGTTGCTGTGCTAGAGCCAATGGAATGTGTTTGCAAAAGTTCTGGTATCAAGAAAACTCCAAGAATGTAAATGGTCGATCAACATTGGGTTTCCCAGTGATGCGCTATGCCGATTTGCTTTTGATGTATGCCGAAGCAGATTTACTTTCTGATGGAACTATCAGTGCAGTAGGATTAGAAGCAATCAACGAAGTAAGAAATCGTGCTGGACTAGAAGACCTGAGTTCAGGTGAGATTACGATTGAAAAGATTTTGGAAGAGCGCCGTTGGGAGTTGTTTGGCGAATCTAAGCGCTGGTTCGATTTTATGCGCAAAAGAAACTCTATGCCTAATCTATTTACCCAAGCTGCTGCAGCCATTGTTGCTGGAGATACTGATGGCGATGACAACGACTTTGCTGCCTTTACTCCGGCAAAACATTGGAAAATGCCATATCCACAGTCGGCAGTAGATAGAAATCCTAATCTTGTTCAAAAGCCAGCTTGGAGCGCTGGTGATTGATTTATCTTTCAAAAGATTGCTCTTAAAACCTGTTTCATTCTTGAATCAGGTTTTTTCTTAAATTTTAGTATTTTCATGTATCATGAGAAAAAGTGTATTCATATTTTTAATTTTCCTAGGCTTTCAGTTTTGCTGCAACTCTCAATTGTTTGCACAAGAGAAGATTAAGTTTCTGAATTTGAATACCTCTGATGGACTCTCTCAAAACAACATTCTCGATATTCAAGAAGACTATGTGGGTTTTATCTGGTTGGCTACCGGCGATGGTTTAAACCGCTATGATGGCACCAGTTTTAAAGTTTACAGAAAAGAGCTAAATACAGGAATAGATTTTTTCAATGTAAATGAGGTTCACGAATCAGCCGACAGTACTTTGTGGATTGGAACCAAAAATGGAGGTTTGTGCAAGTACAATCGAAAAGAAGATTCATTCCAGCAATACATCGACCGAGATGGTTATTCCCTTAGTAGAAAATCTGTAAATACCATTGCAGATGATGGCAAAGGCAATCTGATTATTTCTTATGAAACCGGAAAGTTGGTCTTACTAGATTTAGAGAAAAATATTTTCTATTGGGATTTCCTAAAATCTTTAACAGACAAATACGAGATTGAAGCGCTAACTGTAGATCGGGCTGGCAACCTTTGGTTAGGTGCGAATGAAGGAAAAATCATCCATGCTGTTTATGATAATAGCAGCCAATATTACCAAATCAAAAAAGAATGTAATACCACCGGTAGAATTAGAAACCTACAGTTTGGAGACAGTGTAATTTGGATTGCTTCTGATGAAGGTGTTTTGAGTTTGAATGTGGCTTCCGAAGAACTCAACAATCTGCCAGACTTGAATTATCGATTAGAAACTGTTTCTATTTCCGATGTACTCACAGACCAACAAGGTTACTGTTGGATAGGCACAAGTATTTTGGGTTTGTATCGCTATGACCCAAAGACGGGCGAACTGCTAGATTTTAAAGAAAGAGGCAAAAGTCAGCGTATCGTTGGTAATGGTATCACAAGCATTTATTGCGATAAGAATAACAATATTTGGATTGGCACATATGCCTCAGGAGTAAACCTATTTAGTAGGGAAAGGCACCTATTTAAGGAATATATGTTAATAGACGGTAATACAAATCCGTTTAAAGGGTCAAATGTGCCCTGCTTTGCGCTTTCTGATAGTAAAAATATATGGATGGCCAACGGAGGGGAGTTAAGTCTTCTAAAGACCGGAAAAGCCTATCATTACATCGAGACTGAAAAAGATTCTTTTCAAATACTCAATCAAAAAGTCAATCATTTTTACGAAGACAAAGCTGGCAATTATTGGATTGGCACTAGAAAACATGGCTTAAAATATTATCGAAAAGGAGAGGGCTTCATTCAAATAGAGCAATTGAAAAATATTTTTGTGAATGATATGCTCGAAACATCAGACAACAGGTTTTTTATTGCACATAACAAAGGCATAAAAGAAATTACGACTGATCTCAAAGTAAAAGAGATTGCCAATAATCATCCCGAAATACAAACTTATGTAATCAGCATTGCACAAGATGTCAACGGAGATTTGCTTATTGGTACCAACAACAGAGGTTTGTTTCGCTATAATGAAACCCAAGATACCTTGATGAAAATAGGAGGGGAAGAGATAAGCGAACCACTCAATGTTAGCGACATTCTTATAGATCAGCAAGAGCGAATTTGGGTGGGAAGTTTTGGTGCGGGTTTGCTATTGTACAACCGGAAAGAACATCTTTTAAAGCGAGTAGAGTTTGATATTCTTCCTCCAAGTGATATTGTAAAATCGATTGAAGAAGACAATGCTGGCAGGATCTGGTTTAGTACCAATAAGGGGATTTCCATGTATGAGCCAGAAACCAAACAGTTGTTTAATTATACCACAGACGATGGTTTGCAAGGAGATGAGTTTATCATTAATGCCAGTTTAAAAGATGCGGATGGCAATTTGCTTTTCGGTGGTTTCGATGGTTTTAACTATTTTGATCCTTTAGCATTTCAAGAGCAGAAAACTGAAAATGATGTTTTGGTTTCAGGAATTAATTTTTTGAATGAGAACAACCAAAAAGCCAAAATTCAGCATGACCAAAATGGAATTATTAAAAGTGCAAAGCTGCCATATTTCTTAAATGATTTCACTATTTCTCTGGCTTCCAGATACTTTGCTTACAAAGAACAGCCTGAGTTTTGGTATAAGTTGAGTGGTTACAAGGAAGATTGGGTGCATGTGAAAGGAGCCAATACCATTACCTTTACCAATCTCGATCCGGGTAATTACCAATTGATTGTAGATCCATCTAAGCTGCCAACAGAAAATACCCAACTCGAAATATTACAAATAGAAATCAATCCGCCAGTTTGGCAAACTGTTTATGCCTATTTGGCCTACACAGCTATATTGATTTTTTTAGTGATTTTGTTCAGAAGAAAAACACTGGCAAACGAAAAGCTAAAAGCTGATTTGCGGATAAAAGAACTAGATGCCAAAAAAATTATAGAGTTAAATAAACTAAAATCCAGTTTTTTTACCAATGTGTCGCATGAGTTCAGAACGCCGATTACGCTCTTGTTAGGTCCATTAGAAAGCTTAATGAAATCTACCAGAACCAATGAAAAGCTGTTTTTCAAATACAAATTGATGCATAAAAATGCCAAGGTATTACTGAGGTTGATCAATCAGATTCTTGATACTTCTAAAATCGAGTTTGGTTTTATGCCTTTGCAAGTTTCAAAAGGGAATATCATTTCTCACATAAGAGATATTTATAGTTCTTTTGAGTTTTTGGCAGATACACATCAGATCAAATACACCTTCGAATGTAATTTCCATAACCTGCAAGCTTATTTTGATAAAGACAAAGTAGAGAAAATCACCTACAACCTGCTTTCTAATGCTTTTAAATTCACGAAAGATGGTGGTGAAATTAGTGTGATTCTCAACCTGATTCCATCAAAAGAAAGAAGAGGTTATACAGATCGATTGATTATGACAGTTGGCGACAATGGCATTGGCATTAGTAAAGAAAATCTAGAATTGATTTTTTCTAGTTTCTATCAAGGGGAACAGCTTCCTCGACGCGAGCATATTGGTAGCGGTATCGGGCTTTCACTTACGAAACAATTGGTTAGTTTGCATCAAGGTAAAATTTCTGTGGAGTCTGAGTATGGTAAAGGAAGTTTGTTTTCTGTGGAGCTACCACTCAACAAAGAGAGTTACCCAGACTTTATCGACGACAATTATAAGGAAAGTCCAGACCGCCAACTCAATCTAGAGTTTGAAGACGAACTGGAAGCAATCAGTCTTACTTCTAATCCAACAAATCAAACTTACGAAAACTACGATCAGGTACTCATTATCGACGACAACTCAGATATTTTGGATTATCTCAACATCGAATTGGGCAATAAATACAGAATTTATCAGGCAACAGATGGCAAATCTGGTTTAGATATGGCGATTAGAAATATTCCAGACCTCATTATTACCGATGTGATGATGCCCGGATTAAACGGTTATGAACTTTGCGAAAAACTCAAAAAAGATCCACGAACTAATCATATTCCGGTAATAATTATTACAGCTCTGTCTGAAAGTAAAGACAAGATTAAGGGCTTGGAGATCGGAGCAGACGATTACATTACTAAACCTTTTAACATGGCGATTCTACAGCAAAGAATCGGAAATATTATTACAAACCGAACTAAGCTAAAAAAGCATTATGATGTAAAAGAGACTTTGCCAAATAAAATCCATTTTGAAGATGCGTTTATTCAGCAAGTAGCCGATAAGATTTTGGAACATATTCAAGAAGAAAATCTAACAGTAGAATCTTTAGCGAGTATGTTTAACATTTCGAGTATGCAACTTTACAGAAAAATTAGGGGAGCCTTAAATCTGTCGCCGAATGAGTTTATCCGATTTATCCGCTTAAATTGTGCGGCAAACATCCTCAGAAACCATAAAGAAAAAAACATTGCCGAAGTAGCTTACGAAGTGGGTTTTAAAGACCCTTCTTACTTTTCGAGATGCTTTAAAAAGCAATTTGAATTGAGCCCCAAAGATTTTGTAAATGAGTTGTTTCTGTGATTGTATGAAAACAAAAATGTCTTTCTGAGCGAATTAGAGCCTATTTGTAGAATTTTTACCTGAAATTGAAAGATTTATCCTAACACTTGGCTGGCAGTTCAATCTATATTCATGTTTAAAAAATGTGAATATGAAAACTACGAACTTACTAGTTGAGATTGAAGATAATTCTAAATTGCCCAAGTATCAGCAATTTGTAAATACTATACTAGACAAAATAAATTCAGGGGTATTGAAAGAAGGTGATCGGCTGCCTTCTATCATTAATTCGAGCATCGATTTTGACCTTTCGAGAGACACGATTAGCAGAGCTTACAAAGAGTTGTTTGCCAAAGGCGTAATTACTTCCATTTATCGCAAAGGTTATTTTGTTTCTAACACTTCTACCGTTTCGAGCAAAAAGAGAGTGCTGTTTATCACTGGCAAATGCAGTACTACCAACCAAATGTTTTACAACCAGATTGCCAGAGAAATGGAAAACCACCATATTCAGACAGATTATATGCTGAGCCATAACAACCTGAATATTTTAAAAAACATCATCAACAAAGAAGTTGGGAACTATCATATTTTTATTATCGAACCTCAAATTCTTTCTAAAAAAGACATCCTAGATTTATTTGATAAAAAAGCGGTGAGGAGTAATATCATTTTTTTGAATGATGATAATGAAGTAGTTCCAAATGGGATAGACCATGTTTCTTTCAATATAGACGAAGAATTATACAGCATTTTAAGCCGACTAACCAATGATTTAAAACATTATAAAACGCTCAATCTGGTTTTGCCGGAGTTCGAGTATTTTCCTTCTGGTTTTATTAATGGTTTTTTTAGGTATTGCGACGATCAAAACATTAAAGGCAAAATAGTAGAAGAACTCAAAGAGGTTGAAAAAGAGCACGGATATTTTGTGGTAGACGAACATACGCTCTTTTATCTGGCAGAACTAATGGAAAAGAAAGGATTAAAAGCAGGAAAAGATGTGGGTTTAATCACCTTGTTTGAAAAAGATTATCTCAAATATATGTTTAACGGCATTACTTCTATCAACTGGTTTAGTGGAAAACTTGCCCGATATATCGCTCATTTTATTGTACACAAAAAAGCCGAAGAGCAACATTGGCCGGCAGTGCTTTACATGAGAAATTCAATTTAGCATACATGTAGTCATAAGTATCAGGATATATTAATGCATGTTCTTAGAGCTTACTATCGGAGGTAGTAAGTTCTTTTTTTATCCCTCATTTTATTGTGGTAAACTTTATATTTGAAGCAATTCCTAGAAAATTATGATTGATAAAGAAGATATACCCAGACTCTCAAGACTTACAGCTATTTTAACCATTCTTCAATCTGGCAAAGCCATTACTGCTGCAGAACTGGCAGAGAAATTTAGTGTGAGCAAAAGAACCGCTTATCGCGATTTAAAAGCATTGGAAAGGGCAGGGGTTCCTGTTTTTTCAGAAGAAGGAAAAGGTTTTTCTCTGGTTGATGGTTTCAGGCTGCCGCCGATTATGTTTACCGAAGAAGAAGCCAATGCGCTCATTACCGCAGAAAAGCTGATCGATAGTGGTAAAGATGATTCACTTATCAAAAACCACAAAGAAGCAATTTCCAAGATAAAAGCAGTTTTGCGCTACTCTAGCAAAGAAAAAACACATTTGTTGGGAGAACGAATGGTAGTTTTTAATAACTATCAAAAAGAAATAACCAGCGATTCGTTGGCATCTGTGCAAATGGCGATTACGCATAATCAACTTATCAAAATTAATTATCATTCTCTGGGCAAAAATGAAAAAACATGTAGAACAATTGAGCCTTATGCCCTTTACAATAGCAGAGAAAACTGGATTTTAATTGCTTGGTGTAAATTGAGAGATAATTACAGAGAATTTCGACTAGATCGCATTGATACTTATCAAATAATGCCAGACAAGTTTAAAGATCGAGATTTTGAGTTGATGGAATATTTTAGAATGATTTATCAGTACGACCAGAACCAGTGACACTGGGTTGTCACACTTCTGTACTAGCATTGTTTTTTTAATCATCTAAAAAATAATATTGAATGGAAACACAGGAGTTAGCATCTTTTAATGTGGTAGGTTTAGCTGTAAGAAGTACCAACGAAAATAACCAGATTGCTCAAGATATTACTGAGTTGTGGAATGTATTTTTATCTGAAAATGTGATGGCGCAAATTCCAGGTAAAATTAGCGAAGATATATATTGCATTTATACAGAATACGAATCGGATTATACCAAGCCTTATACTGTGCTTTTGGGTTGTAATGTGGAAAGTTTAAAGAATATCCCTAAAAAGTTTAAGAGCATTACCATTGAAAATGGACCTTTTAAAAAATTTGTAGCCAAAGGAAATGTCCAACAAGGTTCTGTTTGGGAAGAATGGACTAAAATCTGGAATACTGATTTAGACAGGGCTTATGTGGCAGATTTTGAAGTTTATGGTAAAAAAGCGCAAAATCCGGAAGATGCCGAAGTGGATATTTTTATTGGGGTAAAAAGTGCTTAAAAAATTAAAGGATGAGAACTATCCCATTGGAGACAGCTCTGCATCACTTTACAACAAATTGCGATTATTAAGTTGTAGTTTTAATTGGGTGAGATTTATTAAATCTCACCAGTTTCTGCTTTTTGTTTAAGATCGTCGTTAGCGAAAATCGCAACCTCTACTCTTCTGTTTTGTTCTCTACCTTCTGGGGTATCGTTAGAAGCAACTGGGTTACTTTCGCCTAAACCTTCTACATTCATTCTGTTAGATTTAATACCTAATCCACTTAAGTAAGTTTGTACAGATTGAGCTCTTTCTTTAGAAAGTTTTAAGTTATAATTATCTGAACCGATACTATCAGTATATCCTTGGATTACTATATCTGTTTCTGAATATTCGTTCAATGTTTCAGAGAATTTATCTAGTTCATTCTTCACTTCTGCATTCAAATCATCAGAGTCAAAACCGAAAAGGATACCAGAATCAAAAGTTACTAGAATACCTTCACCTACTCTTTCTACATCTGCCGAATTACCTAAGTCTTGCTCTAAATCTTCTTTTTGTTTATCCATGTAGCGACCGATTGCTGCACCTGTTACACCACCAATTGCTGCACCTAAAATGGCTCCCTCTGCTGTGTTACCTGATCTGTTACCGATAATACCGCCTAACGCAGCTCCACTACCTGCTCCAATTGCACCACCTTTGGCAGTACCATTCCAACTGTTACAACTTGTACTAAATACCATTCCCGATATTAAAAGTGCGCCTATATATTTTCTTGAAAAGTTCATGTGCTATTTGGTTTTTGAGTTTACTGTTATGTTGATACTTGTTGTGTTATTTGGTTTATATGTTGTTATTGGTCTCACTTTCAATAAATTTTATCATTCATTGAAAGTGAGTAAATTATATCTTTTTACTAGTAGCTGCTTACTGGGAAGCTAAAACCTACATTAAATCTAAATCCTCTGTTTTTAAAAGTACCGATGTCTACATTGTCAAGTTCCGACAAGCCAAGATCATATCTGGCATCTAGAATTAAATAGTTTTCACCAGTTATTTTAAAGTCGATACCTGCACCGAGTACGGCACCAATCTCATTTTCTTTATAGTTATCTTCGATATCTACTGTAGAACCGTCGATCATCTCATTCTCGGCATTCATTAAAAAGCTCATAGAAGGACCACCAAAGATTTTAGGTCTAATCCAAGAGTTAGATAAATAGATATTTGCCAATACTGGAATCTCTAAATAAGATACTCTTGTTTCGTCTATTAATGGGTTGTTGTTATATGCCGAACCCTCGTTCGAATAGTTAATCTCAGTTGAGATACCTACATTAGAAGTTAAAGGCACTTCACCAAAAACACCAAAAGCAGCTCTACTTAAGTTTTGTGTTTCAACTTGATCGATGTCGAATTTTGTAAGGTTCATACCACCTTTAAAACCCAACCTTGCTTGTGCGTTTGCTGCATTAAATGCAAGTATAGAAAGACAGCTGATTATTAAAGTTTTGTAAAAAATATTCAGATTTTTCATTGTAATTTGGTTTAGGTTAAAGTAGGAAGGCATGACTAATACAAAATGTATTAACTAATGCTTTGTCATACCTCCCTTAAATATTTATTGATTTGAGGTTAATTAGTTTTCTATGGTTTGCCTCTTACGAGTCCCATTAGTAGTGAGATTACAAATACTATTAGGAATACAAAGAATAATATTTTAGCAATTGAGGCTGCACCTGCAGCGATACCACCGAATCCAAAGACAGCGGCAATAATTGCTACAATTAAGAATATTACTGTCCAGCGTAACATGGTTTTAAAGTTTATTTGGTTAAATGAATGCTGCAATCGCAGCTTGTTAAAAAATAAGTTAGTAGATACAGAAGACTTTGTTCTTACGATGAAGTACACAGGAACAAAGTACTCCTGTACCTGACCAGTTGAAAACCGATCTTATAATATTTTAAGGATGTTTGGTTTTAGATTAATATCTATTAGCTATCAAAAAGATTTCTAACTTCTTTACCAAACTCGTCAAGTTCATTGTCAATTTTGGCTGTGGTTACTTCAAAATTTCTTTCAAGTTCTTCGAAGTTATCTTCTGTAGAATTTTGAATGTCGTTAAGGTCTGCGCTTAACTCTTTTCTAAATTCCATAAGTTCTCCTTTAGCTTCTTTATAGTTTTCTTTAGTTTCATCTTTTATATCCTCAGATGCATCTTCCATTTTTCTTTCATTGATTTCGATTTCTTCGTCGATCTGATCAATTTTTCTTTGGATGTTTAGAGCAAGTGCATCTTTCCTTTGTTGGAAATCTGCAGATGTTTCTTCGTAAGCACTTTCAGCAGATTTTTCTGATGATGGTGTGCTACAATTGGTAAAAAATAGGGTAGTACCTGCGATTAATGAGAATATCAAAAATTTAGTTTTCATATCAGTAGTATTTATGTTCTATTCTAATTTATCAATTTGTTATTTGAATAGACTATATGAAAATCTAATACCACAGTTTCCTAAAAAGATGAAAAAATAATATTAACAAATTGATAATCAGTATGTTATTTTGATTTTTTCGACCATGCCAATTTTTTTGTTTTAGAAAATACTGTGGTGCGTGCGCAACAATTGTGGGTATTATGTCTACTGAGTTGTTGAAATTGGT includes:
- a CDS encoding hybrid sensor histidine kinase/response regulator transcription factor, whose translation is MNTSDGLSQNNILDIQEDYVGFIWLATGDGLNRYDGTSFKVYRKELNTGIDFFNVNEVHESADSTLWIGTKNGGLCKYNRKEDSFQQYIDRDGYSLSRKSVNTIADDGKGNLIISYETGKLVLLDLEKNIFYWDFLKSLTDKYEIEALTVDRAGNLWLGANEGKIIHAVYDNSSQYYQIKKECNTTGRIRNLQFGDSVIWIASDEGVLSLNVASEELNNLPDLNYRLETVSISDVLTDQQGYCWIGTSILGLYRYDPKTGELLDFKERGKSQRIVGNGITSIYCDKNNNIWIGTYASGVNLFSRERHLFKEYMLIDGNTNPFKGSNVPCFALSDSKNIWMANGGELSLLKTGKAYHYIETEKDSFQILNQKVNHFYEDKAGNYWIGTRKHGLKYYRKGEGFIQIEQLKNIFVNDMLETSDNRFFIAHNKGIKEITTDLKVKEIANNHPEIQTYVISIAQDVNGDLLIGTNNRGLFRYNETQDTLMKIGGEEISEPLNVSDILIDQQERIWVGSFGAGLLLYNRKEHLLKRVEFDILPPSDIVKSIEEDNAGRIWFSTNKGISMYEPETKQLFNYTTDDGLQGDEFIINASLKDADGNLLFGGFDGFNYFDPLAFQEQKTENDVLVSGINFLNENNQKAKIQHDQNGIIKSAKLPYFLNDFTISLASRYFAYKEQPEFWYKLSGYKEDWVHVKGANTITFTNLDPGNYQLIVDPSKLPTENTQLEILQIEINPPVWQTVYAYLAYTAILIFLVILFRRKTLANEKLKADLRIKELDAKKIIELNKLKSSFFTNVSHEFRTPITLLLGPLESLMKSTRTNEKLFFKYKLMHKNAKVLLRLINQILDTSKIEFGFMPLQVSKGNIISHIRDIYSSFEFLADTHQIKYTFECNFHNLQAYFDKDKVEKITYNLLSNAFKFTKDGGEISVILNLIPSKERRGYTDRLIMTVGDNGIGISKENLELIFSSFYQGEQLPRREHIGSGIGLSLTKQLVSLHQGKISVESEYGKGSLFSVELPLNKESYPDFIDDNYKESPDRQLNLEFEDELEAISLTSNPTNQTYENYDQVLIIDDNSDILDYLNIELGNKYRIYQATDGKSGLDMAIRNIPDLIITDVMMPGLNGYELCEKLKKDPRTNHIPVIIITALSESKDKIKGLEIGADDYITKPFNMAILQQRIGNIITNRTKLKKHYDVKETLPNKIHFEDAFIQQVADKILEHIQEENLTVESLASMFNISSMQLYRKIRGALNLSPNEFIRFIRLNCAANILRNHKEKNIAEVAYEVGFKDPSYFSRCFKKQFELSPKDFVNELFL
- a CDS encoding GntR family transcriptional regulator, whose product is MKTTNLLVEIEDNSKLPKYQQFVNTILDKINSGVLKEGDRLPSIINSSIDFDLSRDTISRAYKELFAKGVITSIYRKGYFVSNTSTVSSKKRVLFITGKCSTTNQMFYNQIAREMENHHIQTDYMLSHNNLNILKNIINKEVGNYHIFIIEPQILSKKDILDLFDKKAVRSNIIFLNDDNEVVPNGIDHVSFNIDEELYSILSRLTNDLKHYKTLNLVLPEFEYFPSGFINGFFRYCDDQNIKGKIVEELKEVEKEHGYFVVDEHTLFYLAELMEKKGLKAGKDVGLITLFEKDYLKYMFNGITSINWFSGKLARYIAHFIVHKKAEEQHWPAVLYMRNSI
- a CDS encoding helix-turn-helix transcriptional regulator yields the protein MIDKEDIPRLSRLTAILTILQSGKAITAAELAEKFSVSKRTAYRDLKALERAGVPVFSEEGKGFSLVDGFRLPPIMFTEEEANALITAEKLIDSGKDDSLIKNHKEAISKIKAVLRYSSKEKTHLLGERMVVFNNYQKEITSDSLASVQMAITHNQLIKINYHSLGKNEKTCRTIEPYALYNSRENWILIAWCKLRDNYREFRLDRIDTYQIMPDKFKDRDFELMEYFRMIYQYDQNQ
- a CDS encoding GyrI-like domain-containing protein translates to METQELASFNVVGLAVRSTNENNQIAQDITELWNVFLSENVMAQIPGKISEDIYCIYTEYESDYTKPYTVLLGCNVESLKNIPKKFKSITIENGPFKKFVAKGNVQQGSVWEEWTKIWNTDLDRAYVADFEVYGKKAQNPEDAEVDIFIGVKSA
- a CDS encoding OmpA family protein, whose amino-acid sequence is MNFSRKYIGALLISGMVFSTSCNSWNGTAKGGAIGAGSGAALGGIIGNRSGNTAEGAILGAAIGGVTGAAIGRYMDKQKEDLEQDLGNSADVERVGEGILVTFDSGILFGFDSDDLNAEVKNELDKFSETLNEYSETDIVIQGYTDSIGSDNYNLKLSKERAQSVQTYLSGLGIKSNRMNVEGLGESNPVASNDTPEGREQNRRVEVAIFANDDLKQKAETGEI